Part of the Bacillus rossius redtenbacheri isolate Brsri chromosome 9 unlocalized genomic scaffold, Brsri_v3 Brsri_v3_scf9_2, whole genome shotgun sequence genome is shown below.
ctccccctccccaaCCACTCCACATCActcttctcccccctccccaaccactCCTCAACAAtcctctcccccctcctcacccccCTCCTCACCACTCCTCTCCCCCTCCTCCAAAATctcctcactgctcctcaccaccCCTCCTCTCCCCCTTCTCGCCACTCCTCTTCCCCTTCCTCCTCAACACTCCTCACCCCCCTCCTCACCACTCCTCTCCCCCTCCTCACCACTCCTCTCCCCCTCCTCACAACTctcctcactgctcctcaccaccCCTCCTCTCCACCCTCCTCAACACTGCTCTTCCCCTCCTCATCACCCCTCTCCCACTTCCTCAACACTCCTCTCCCCCTCCTCAACATCCTCTCCCCTCCCCATCACGTCACAATTCTCTGTTCACTTCAGCCATGTGTCTCACCCAGGTCTCGTcatcttagctctaggtatacggcatttggtgggggcGATTTCGTGACGTGAATGGAACCGAAGTCGCGTggagcggaaatgtgtaaacaaccaCCGTGCCGCCATCCGTGGCGGgtggagcgaaaaaaaaaatcataaacccaaagagaaattttatataattaactgtgtgattaattttaaaaaaaggcccAAAGCTGGGGTTTCGTATTTTATCAAGTCTTTTTAGGTTCtgtcagagccgtttcattatgtagtttaaaacttCGGTCGGCGAATCAAATGATTCTACATTTTATGTAGCTGCTCAGACAGCACGGCGGGAGCTGAAACTATGAGTGATTTGCAACAAGAAATGTAGCTGAATAcacattttgcatgtttattgATCCCATTCAGCGTTATtgtaaagaattttacgttaaatttcgtgtccgagattcgtattataactgcatttgcgacatgagaacacatgaattaccgagtttatatgttacacatctctggcgagtactgagagaatcactttttttttccaaatcaatATCGATTTTTTTTACACAGATGGTTTGGAACCCTCAGTCTCATCAAAGGTTCAAATCTGTTTGTATACCTACAACAACTGTAAACTGTTCTTTCCAGTCATGGTATGTGCTAGAGGGTTGATTAGACAGAACAATGACTCGGTCAATAGTAAAAACTCGGAGATACTGATTATCTGACGCGATTGGTAGTCCTGAGGCAGCTGCAGCGGGGCGGGTCACCAGCCGAAGAGTGTCAGCagtgtcaggagtgtcaggagttTCGAGAGTGTCAGGAATAACAGGATTGTCAGGAGTACCAGGAGTGCTGGGAGAGTCAGCAGTGTAAGGAGAGTAAGCAGTGTCAGGAGTTTCAAGAGTGTCAGGAGATTCAGCAGTGTCAGGAGTGCCAGCagtgtcaggagtgtcaggagtaCCAGGAGTGCCAGGAGTGCCGGGAGTGTCAGGAGTACCAGgagtgtcaggagtgtcaggagtgCCAGCAGTGTCAGGAGATTCAGCAGTGTCAGGAGTGCCAGCagtgtcaggagtgtcaggagtaCCAGGAGTGCCAGGAGTGCCGGGAGTGTCAGGAGTACCAGGAGTGTCAGCAGTGTCAGGAGTGCCAGCAGTGTCAGGAGATTCAGCAGTGTCAGGAGTGCCAGCagtgtcaggagtgtcaggagtaCCAGGAGTGCCAGGAGTGCCGGGAGTGTCAGGAGTACCAGgagtgtcaggagtgtcaggagtgtcaggagtgccagcagtgtcaggagtgtcaggagtaCCAGGAGTGCCAGGAGTGCCGGGAGTGTCAGGAGTACCAGgagtgtcaggagtgtcaggagtgCCAGCAGTGTCAGGAGATTCAGCAGTGTCAGGAGTGCCAGGAGTGCCAGCAGTGTCAGGAGTACCAGGAGTGTCAGCAGTGTCAGGAGTGCCAGCAGTGTCAGGAGATTCAGCAGTGTCAGGAGTGCCAGCagtgtcaggagtgtcaggagtaCCAGGAGTGCCAGGAGTGCCGGGAGTGTCAGGAGTACCAGgagtgtcaggagtgtcaggagtgtcaggagtgCCAGCAGTGTCAGCAGTGTCAGGAGTGCCAGCAGTGTCAGGAGATTCAGCAGTGTCAGGAGTGCCAGCagtgtcaggagtgtcaggagtaCCAGGAGTGCCAGGAGTGCCGGGAGTGTCAGGAGTACCAGgagtgtcaggagtgtcaggagtgCCAGCAGTGTCAGGAGATTCAGCAGTGTCAGGAGTGCCAGGAGTGCCAGCagtgtcaggagtgtcaggagtaCCAGGAGTGCCAGGAGTGCCGGGAGTGTCAGGAGTACCAGGAGTGTCAGCAGTGTCAGGAGTGCCAGCAGTGTCAGGAGATTCAGCAGTGTCAGGAGTGCCAGCagtgtcaggagtgtcaggagtaCCAGGAGTGCCAGGAGTGCCGGGAGTGTCAGGAGTACCAGgagtgtcaggagtgtcaggagtgtcaggagtgccagcagtgtcaggagtgtcaggagtaCCAGGAGTGCCAGGAGTGCCGGGAGTGTCAGGAGTACCAGGAGTGTCAGCAGTGTCAGGAGTGCCAGCAGTGTCAGGAGATTCAGCAGTGTCAGGAGTGCCAGCagtgtcaggagtgtcaggagtaCCAGGAGTGCCAGGAGTGCCGGGAGTGTCAGGAGTACCAGgagtgtcaggagtgtcaggagtgtcaggagtaCCGGGAGTGCCGGGAGTGCCAGCAGCGTGTGACGGTGCCGCAGGTGTTCACGGACCCCAGCAACCTCCAGAGGCACATCAGGACACACCACGTGGGCGCGCGCTCGCACGCCTGCCCCGAGTGCGGCAAGACGTTCGCCACGTCGTCGGGCCTCAAGCAGCACACGCACATCCACTCCACCGTGAAGCCGTTCCAGTGCGAGGTGTGCTTCAAGGTGGGTGTCTGGGCCGCTAGCCGCTCTTCTCTGTTCTCGCGAGTCTTCTCTGCCCACTGCTCGAGGGAGTCAACAACCCCCTTCAGAGTGAACAACCCCCTTCAGTGAACAACCCCTCTTCAGAGTGAGAGTTCCTCATCCGAGTGAATGATCCCCATCTGAGTGAATGATCCCCTTCTGAGTGAATGATCCCCTTCTGAGGAAGCGATCCCTTTCAGAGCGATCCCCTTCAGAGTGAGCGAGCCCCTTCAGAGTGAGCGAGCCCCTTCAGAGTTAGTGATATCCAACTGAGTGATCCCCTTAAGAGTGATCATTTTCAGCAGTTTTGAGTGATCCCTTTCTGAGAATATGATCCCTTCAAAGTGAGAGATCCCATTTTAAGGGGACGATCCCCACCCGAGTGAATTATCTCCATCTGAGTGAGTGATCTCCTTCTGAGAGAGTGATCCCCTTCAGAGTGAGTGATCCCCTTAAGTGTGAGCGATCTACTTCAGAGTGTGTGATCCCCATTTGAGGGAGTCATCCTCATCTGAGGGAGTGATCCTCATAATGGCAGACTTCTGCTTACCTCGCACCAGGCTGCACTCCAAACAAGCCAACATAAACAAGTTGGTGACTTCAGTTTATTGGCTGCTGGCATGTTTCAACCCTCCCCAGACTACATACCATCGGATGACATGACTTTTGTACTTTTGTTATTGGTTTACTATCTCCCCTAGAGTGGGTTCAATGTCCCACGACCCAATGGCAACcataatgttgattttttttcttgtccaTATCTAAAATATTGGATTAAAAAATAGCTGCAGCATGCAATACatgttttgatatatattttatgttttggtAGGTCATTGGGTATATTTTAGggtatttttgagatttttttttatatatgttagcTACTATGGCATTTATAGATATATCTGTGGACAACAATTTCTAACCTCCCAGTGGTTATAATTTTGACTTTGTCAATTACTGTTATAACCTGATAGAGAAAAGTAAGAATGTTGGGGAAGCCTATTATTTATGTCCTGTCTTGACTAAAATTGGGATTAGTAACAGAAAATAGAAatatagaaacatgtttatcaATGCGACACTTCAGTGTTCTATTTCCCATAATTTCCTTATTTCGTATCATAATTCCTTTAAAAACTGATCGGTGTTTACATCGCCATGGGTTTAATGACTAACTCATTGTGTCAGATAAAGTGAAAAAGATATATACAATTCTTTTTTGATAAGTCTTTTTGGATATCGAGATCAGTTTGACGATGCAAAGGTTGGAGGTTTGATCCTAAAATACTGCATCACTCTCGCGAAGAGTTTTTGCCCATTATAATTGTTGAGGTACCGTAGTCTAAACATTCTGTGCCAAACTGTTCAATGTAAAACACtcactttattattttataatattaagacGGTCCATAAAATTAACAGGAAATGATTTCCATAGCCaccaattcaaaataaaaatttgaatataatgTTAAGAGAACTGTCTTATCAACAATCTGACGTCATGTTTGGCATTTCAGTAGGAGTTTTCAGAGCATCGATGTTGAACTGAAAGCCAGTTGAATAATTTTTCTCCGTGATTGTATGTCCAGGCTGCTAGCCAGAGAAGATTGTTATCAGATATGGCAGATAAACAACCTATGTATGTGTACAATTAATTGTTTCTTGATGCCTTTGATTACAAGTGGACTTTCTTGGTTGGCCACTTGCAAGTGTGTGTGGTGACCTCTTCTAATTTAAGTTCGGATGAGCACTGCACTTGACTACTTTCTTAGGTAGAATAATTTGTGCCAAGCATCCGTGCATGTTATCTGAAATCACAACCAAAACAAAAAGAGAGAGATGGAGGTATTCCGAGAAAGTCCATGGGACACTCGGACCAATCACTGACGAGCTTGCACACTGAAGAGCCTATCACAAGGCAGGGCCGCGGCCAGGGGTTTGTAAAGGAGGGGCCCCAGTATtaccattaaaacattttttttatgagtaggttttctttttgattgagttttaaaagaaaatctcAGGTAAAAGTAGACTTGTAGAAATCCAACATTTACACGTAGatttttcttgagaaaagaaaactaagCAATTTATATCTTGGTCTTTATTTAATCGTTTTAATACTTTTTCTTGTTGAATGTTTTCGTGTAAACAAATGATAAATACATACAtagtttgttatttaataaatgaaacacaaatttcaagtttgttatttaataaatgaaacaCAAATTTCATGTTTGTTTGAAAGTCATGCTTGCAACTAACACTGAAGCAAACTGGCTTTAAACATAGACTACTTGCAAACAATTCCTGTCTCTTCTGTGCGTGAGTCATGTTGGGCTAGATGTGAAAGGAAGTTCATTTATTGTAGCCTTCTATAAAGATTATAATAATCCTTCCAAATAAAGCTCTCTGTAATCTTAAAtagctaagttgctgtaattttcttattctggcttattaacttttttcaatttaaatcctTGAAGGAAGGGGTTCGGACCCCACGGCCTttgtccccccccctcccccccccccccagggtacGACCGAGTACAAGGTAAACAAAGTTTCTCGGAGAGCAATGTATCAAACTTATACATCAGCACCTCTATCGTATCAGTTATTCCCGTCATATGCTCACTGATACAAATGCCATATGATTGCTTGTTGTTCGCTGCATGACTAGCCAAAAAtaaattcctttattttttttgattGACCATCTTAACTCTTTTATTAATATCCGATATATTATAATTGTTAGATAGAAATAATTTAGTTTATGCTGTGTGTAATGCTGTCTTAAGTTTCATTATGACACACATAAGATGTCTGGGTTGGCCACTCGATCTGattcataatttttgttaagCATGTTTGTAATAGACCAAATGGTGGTACTTTCAGTCATTTAAAATCAGTAGTATGTCTCCTGATAATTATAATGGTATCCAAACTGATTTTCAGTAACTTTCCTCATATTCAGGGCATTATATGTACCAAGATGTGAATTGATCATAATAGGTTTGATTCCAACTTCAGGTAGGAATATACCTACCTATCTTCCTTTAGAACTGGCTAGCTAAAAAGAGTTTTGAGTTAATAGGTATATACTTATGTGTTTGAACTTGTTTCTTGGTAAAGTGAGGTTAAAGTAATACGCAAATTCTTTCCGTTACAGACAACTTCACCATGTTGGGTtcatatcaaataattttttaattaaatgagttGAATTTAAAGGATTTAACATTAGTCTACATTGCCAttccaaagaaaatttaaaaaaaaattgtatgtgttTTATTATTGGCAGTAGGAAACGGTTCCTGAACTTGCATATCTCAATCTCATCATTAACAACTGATGTAATCCATTCACGAGAGTTTCTTTATaggtagggaccagaaaaattcgcggattcaatgacctctaggatagcctccattatcctctgcacttctcaagtaaacacgcgtgttcattggttactaaattgtgagtcgtcttcactgtgtagcttgtgattcgacgcttctttggtcgatagtctctcattggcccagagagctccagttaaactgcgagccaatagcagaaccagcagaattgtacaaatgtttgaatttcagcctatcacgaaatgaatacgcgaatttttccggtctctatttataggtTCTGATCAGTTAATAAATTCACGGGTCCTTGACGCTGGAGCCGAACACGGTATAGAGCACTGGATGTACTGGTAGGGCTGTGGCTGTGGGGCTGTGGCTGTGGGGCTGTGGCTGCAGGGCTGTGGCTGTAGGGCTGTGGCTGTAGGGCTGTGGCTGTAGGGCTGTGGCTGCAGGGCTGTGGCTGCAGGGCTGTGTGGGCGGCCCAGTAATGGAGCCTGTGTTCGCAGGCCTACACGCAGTTCTCGAACCTGTGTCGCCACAAGCGCATGCATGCAGACTGCCGCATGCAGATCAAGTGCGGCAAGTGCAACCAGTCCTTCAGCACCGTCACGTCGCTGTCCAAGCACAAGAGGTTCTGCGACTCCAGCCCCCAGCCGCCGGCGCCGCGCCGGGACAACCCGCCGCCGGCCGCCCCCTACTACGTGTACCCGCCCCGCTACCCGCTGTACCCGCCGCCGCTGCTGCCGCCCTACCCCTCGCTGTTCCCGCCGCCCGGCGCGCCACCCTTCCTGCCCGGACCGCTGCTCTTCGCGCCGCCCAAGATGTTCGAGCGGCCGGCCGAGCGCGGCTCCCCGGCGGACACCCTCATGAACGGCTTCCGGaggtcgccgccgccgccgccgcccgccgACGAGAGGCCGTCGCCCCGCCCCCGCGCCGCCGCCGTGTACGCCGACCCGCGCGACGACATGCGCGCCTGCTCGCCCGGCGCGCGCTCCGACCAGCCGCTCGACCTGCGGGTGTGTCGCTCCCCGCCGCCGGGGGCGGAGCCCGCGAGGGGCGCGACCCCCGAGCGTCCCGCCTCCCCGGCCGGCCCCATGGCCTACCCGCGGCCCGTCCACCCCATACCCATGTTCGTGGACATGTACCGCCCGCACTTCAACAACttcccgccgcccccgccgcccccggccgGCGACAGGCTGCTGCCGCCGCCGGGGTTCGCGTCGGCCAGGGGCTTCCCGTTCCCGGTGAACCCGTTCAACGGCCACCTGGGCGGGCGGCTGCCGTTCGGCGCGGGGCTGAAGCCCTTGGAGGAGGCGGCGGGGGCCCAGCCGGCGCCCGGCGGCAAGCTCAAGGACAGGTACAGCTGCAAGTACTGCGGCAAGGTGTTCCCCAGGTCGGCCAACCTGACGCGCCACCTGCGCACGCACACGGGCGAGCAGCCCTACAAGTGCAAGTACTGCGAGCGCTCGTTCAGCATCTCGTCCAACCTGCAGCGCCACGTGCGCAACATCCACAACAAGGAGAAGCCGTTCCGCTGCTCGCTGTGCGACCGCTGCTTCGGCCAGCAGACCAACCTGGACCGCCACCTGAAGAAGCACGAGGCGGCCGGGGGCGGCGCGGGGCCGGCGCCCGACAGCCCCGCCTCCAGCGACAAGGAGGAGTCGTACTTCGACGAGGTGCGGCGCTTCTTCGGCAAGGTGGTTCCGCGCGCCGGCGAAGACTCGGAGGGCGCCGCGTCGGAGGACGGCGGGCCCGCGCGCTCGCCGGTCGCCTACGAGGTGCAGGTCAAGGCGGAGAACGCCCTGCGCGGCGAGACCGCCGGCTTCCGGCTGCGCGACGCCATAGAGATCGCCACGTAGCGGCGCCCCTAACCCCTACCCCTTCACGCGTCGCTCACTGGACGACCCTCCGCTCTAACCCGCCAGCCAGACACCGAGAACCATTACAACAGCTTCACAAATTAAACTGCTTCGACCAGGGACACACCTGTCAAGGTATATTTCACGATATACTGTAGCTTTCCTCCtagtggttattggctgaggtcggtgagaggtgtcgtcccgctcttgacggggccaataccgtactgctgcaccctcgcaATTTGCCGTGACTc
Proteins encoded:
- the LOC134542885 gene encoding transcription factor hamlet-like isoform X3 — protein: MAGSADELDRDLPVAEMEVAPALRLRPPQELVSPHAELHRSGLWAREDLSAAARYPGDTQPLPWQVMLQSPRAVSSQDLAPQDLLGESSTTNTSEDRSDRETESLHSGSPEEDREADIDEDGDIRCIVCGSGFPDVEQLDEHQVSCHRYPAEQFRCDQCPRAYSWRPSLFRHKALLHGDVRKYSCENCTKVFTDPSNLQRHIRTHHVGARSHACPECGKTFATSSGLKQHTHIHSTVKPFQCEVCFKAYTQFSNLCRHKRMHADCRMQIKCGKCNQSFSTVTSLSKHKRFCDSSPQPPAPRRDNPPPAAPYYVYPPRYPLYPPPLLPPYPSLFPPPGAPPFLPGPLLFAPPKMFERPAERGSPADTLMNGFRRSPPPPPPADERPSPRPRAAAVYADPRDDMRACSPGARSDQPLDLRVCRSPPPGAEPARGATPERPASPAGPMAYPRPVHPIPMFVDMYRPHFNNFPPPPPPPAGDRLLPPPGFASARGFPFPVNPFNGHLGGRLPFGAGLKPLEEAAGAQPAPGGKLKDRYSCKYCGKVFPRSANLTRHLRTHTGEQPYKCKYCERSFSISSNLQRHVRNIHNKEKPFRCSLCDRCFGQQTNLDRHLKKHEAAGGGAGPAPDSPASSDKEESYFDEVRRFFGKVVPRAGEDSEGAASEDGGPARSPVAYEVQVKAENALRGETAGFRLRDAIEIAT
- the LOC134542885 gene encoding transcription factor hamlet-like isoform X1, which codes for MPREHSSTAEEGETSRAAPLAGSADELDRDLPVAEMEVAPALRLRPPQELVSPHAELHRSGLWAREDLSAAARYPGDTQPLPWQVMLQSPRAVSSQDLAPQDLLGESSTTNTSEDRSDRETESLHSGSPEEDREADIDEDGDIRCIVCGSGFPDVEQLDEHQVSCHRYPAEQFRCDQCPRAYSWRPSLFRHKALLHGDVRKYSCENCTKVFTDPSNLQRHIRTHHVGARSHACPECGKTFATSSGLKQHTHIHSTVKPFQCEVCFKAYTQFSNLCRHKRMHADCRMQIKCGKCNQSFSTVTSLSKHKRFCDSSPQPPAPRRDNPPPAAPYYVYPPRYPLYPPPLLPPYPSLFPPPGAPPFLPGPLLFAPPKMFERPAERGSPADTLMNGFRRSPPPPPPADERPSPRPRAAAVYADPRDDMRACSPGARSDQPLDLRVCRSPPPGAEPARGATPERPASPAGPMAYPRPVHPIPMFVDMYRPHFNNFPPPPPPPAGDRLLPPPGFASARGFPFPVNPFNGHLGGRLPFGAGLKPLEEAAGAQPAPGGKLKDRYSCKYCGKVFPRSANLTRHLRTHTGEQPYKCKYCERSFSISSNLQRHVRNIHNKEKPFRCSLCDRCFGQQTNLDRHLKKHEAAGGGAGPAPDSPASSDKEESYFDEVRRFFGKVVPRAGEDSEGAASEDGGPARSPVAYEVQVKAENALRGETAGFRLRDAIEIAT
- the LOC134542885 gene encoding transcription factor hamlet-like isoform X2 — encoded protein: MPREHSSTAEEGETSRAAPLAGSADELDRDLPVAEMEVAPALRLRPPQELVSPHAELHRSGLWAREDLSAAARYPGDTQPLPWQVMLQSPRAVSSQDLAPQDLLGESSTTNTSEDRSDRETESLHSGSPEEDREADIDEDGDIRCIVCGSGFPDVEQLDEHQVSCHRYPAEQFRCDQCPRAYSWRPSLFRHKALLHGDVRKYSCENCTKVFTDPSNLQRHIRTHHVGARSHACPECGKTFATSSGLKQHTHIHSTVKPFQCEVCFKFSNLCRHKRMHADCRMQIKCGKCNQSFSTVTSLSKHKRFCDSSPQPPAPRRDNPPPAAPYYVYPPRYPLYPPPLLPPYPSLFPPPGAPPFLPGPLLFAPPKMFERPAERGSPADTLMNGFRRSPPPPPPADERPSPRPRAAAVYADPRDDMRACSPGARSDQPLDLRVCRSPPPGAEPARGATPERPASPAGPMAYPRPVHPIPMFVDMYRPHFNNFPPPPPPPAGDRLLPPPGFASARGFPFPVNPFNGHLGGRLPFGAGLKPLEEAAGAQPAPGGKLKDRYSCKYCGKVFPRSANLTRHLRTHTGEQPYKCKYCERSFSISSNLQRHVRNIHNKEKPFRCSLCDRCFGQQTNLDRHLKKHEAAGGGAGPAPDSPASSDKEESYFDEVRRFFGKVVPRAGEDSEGAASEDGGPARSPVAYEVQVKAENALRGETAGFRLRDAIEIAT